In one Nicotiana tomentosiformis chromosome 6, ASM39032v3, whole genome shotgun sequence genomic region, the following are encoded:
- the LOC138893563 gene encoding uncharacterized protein — MDPLKYIFQKPIPTSKLAKWQILMSEFDIIYVTQKAVKGQALADHFPENPVDGEYEPLKTYFPDEEVSFVGEEIIKAYDGWRMFFDGEANFEGVGIEVVLVSETGQHYLRFTKIEFKHVPRIQNEFAYALATLSSMIQHRDKNFIDPIPIGIHKQPAYCAQVEEEIDGNLWFHDIKEYLEKGEYPEHATHTQKRTLQRLANHFFQSRGILYRRTCDASMPRRHLDCLRKYMPELADPI; from the exons atggatccgctaaaatacatctttcagaaacccatacCTACGAGCAAactagcaaagtggcagatattgaTGAGTGAGTTCGATATCATCTATGTAACccagaaggcagtcaaagggcaagcattagCGGATCACTTTCCAGAAAAtcccgtagacggagaatacgaaccattgaaaacgtattttcccgacgaggagGTATCGTTTGTGGGAGAAGAAATTATCAAGGCatacgatggttggaggatgttctttgaTGGAGAAGCAAACTTCGAAGGAGTGGGTATCGAAGTTGTCTTAGTGTCAGAAACCGGTCAACACTAtctg agattcacaaagatagagttcaagcatgttccaaggattcagaatgagtttgcaTATGCATTAGCCACTTTATCCTCTATGATACAACACcgagacaagaatttcatcgatcctatcccaataggaattcataagcaaccagcttattgtgctcaagttgaagaagagattgacggAAATctatggttccacgacatcaaggaatactTGGAAAAGGGAGAATATCCAGAGCACGCTACACATACTCAGAAGCGCACGCTTCaaagattggccaaccatttctttcaaagcagaggaattctgtatagaaggacttGCGATgcgtcgatgccaaggaggcatctagattgcttgaggaaatacatgccggaacttgcagATCCCATATGA